A genomic window from Glycine soja cultivar W05 chromosome 10, ASM419377v2, whole genome shotgun sequence includes:
- the LOC114370248 gene encoding uncharacterized protein LOC114370248 gives MEGITASVCRGVKDYWRRKGYKKLNGSGRRRRNRVELGSTRTGKGRFWRWRIRLAPKIRIRKIPSPKKMLLWVRDAYVRMMLGLANSRVMTVNAASASGFGGALSGVGTSLGTGFGLAPPKEYDEKTIIQIYKSLLMAHGPLVSPDAAAAQIR, from the coding sequence ATGGAAGGCATCACCGCCAGCGTGTGCAGGGGTGTGAAAGACTATTGGAGGAGGAAGGGCTACAAGAAGCTAAACGGGTCGGGTCGGAGAAGGCGGAACCGGGTGGAGCTTGGGAGCACCCGAACCGGGAAGGGTAGGTTCTGGAGGTGGAGGATCAGACTCGCACCCAAGATCCGAATCAGGAAAATCCCGTCGCCCAAGAAAATGTTGCTGTGGGTTCGGGACGCGTACGTGAGGATGATGCTGGGCCTGGCCAACTCGCGGGTCATGACGGTGAACGCCGCCTCAGCTTCGGGCTTCGGTGGGGCCCTCTCAGGTGTGGGCACCTCCTTAGGAACTGGCTTCGGGCTGGCCCCACCCAAGGAGTACGACGAGAAGACCATCATCCAGATCTACAAGTCCCTCCTCATGGCGCATGGCCCGTTAGTGTCTCCCGACGCCGCCGCAGCACAAATCCGGTGA